GTTCTTAATCTCAAaacataagaaaaataaaaagtaaagatTGAAACTCTAAATccaaataacataaatataccaaaactccACTCTCTTGAATTCTCATAATTTATCAAACATAAATACCATTTATAAATGAACAGCAAATAAATCCAATTAAGCAGTGCCTTCAAAAAGATATAACTGCAACGAAAActcaattgaattaaattcatCAAATATTCAGGGATATCCGTCGCCAATCTCCGCGACGACTGCCATTTTTTCTTGCAATAGCTCCTTGCCGCTGAAATCAAGTTTGCTTCTGgatatttcatcaattttaatGCCCTTGACTATATTCCATTTGCCGCGTTGTATTTCCACGGGGAAGGTGAAGAAAATCTCCTTCGGTGTGCCGTAGCTACCATCCGAGGCGACCGTCATCGGAACCATTACACCCTGCGGTGTGCCCGTCAACCAATCCCTCATCTGATCGCACAAAGCCTTTGCGGCCGACCACCCCGACGACACTCCACGCGCTGCAATTATATCGGCGCCACGCCTGATTACTGCTTCTGACAGTTGAGCTCTAAAAGAAGCCATTTCATCTCCCAAATATTCGGAGAGGCGGTAACTTTTGTTGTTGATGATCACACTGGTTATCGAGCAATCCGGGTGCATCGAGTCCGAATGATTGCCCCAGATAATCATATTCTTTATGCTGGTAgctggaatttttaaattatacccAATATAACCCACGGCACGGTTGTAATCCAAACGCGCATTTGTGGTAAAATTCTCACGTGGTATGGACGGTGCATGCTCGGCACAAATGTAGCACATGGTATTGCAGGGTTCAACGAGCACCACCACCTTGCAGTCTTTGCGTGCAAAAGCATCTAAGCAGAGACCTTGATCTTTCAATATTCTGGAGTTATTTGAGATCAGCTCAAAACGCTTCATGCCCGGCTGACGTCGTTTGCCGCCCATCAGGAACGCTGCTGAGACATCTTGAAAAGCCACAACCGGATCGCTGGTGGCGATAACGTCTCGCAACAACGGCAGTGCCGAGTCAATTAATTCCATTCGCAGACCCTCCATTTTTCCTGTCTCCACCGGCAGATCGAATAGATGCAAAATCATGGGCTGTTTCAAGCCGAATGCCATGCCGCTGGCTATAAATCCGGCCAGTGAGTATGCAACTTGACCGGCTGCACCGGAGATCAGCACACGTATTACTTGCTCCTCCTTAGTGGTCATTATATGGGTGCTCACGATACTTGGTAGTTGTTTTTTCTCCAAATAAaccgatttttattttctttttttacaatatttttgttgatgtaACTTTACGGATTGCTACACAATTCCTTGTAAAGTGAAGTATTAGatcgtttcaaaaattatttgttttacaatTACAAGCATTTAATGGAATCGCCTTCAACATTGCTCCAACCGCATCATCCACAGTAGAGTACAGAAGTGTTGTAGcaattgccacaacaacaacaatattgtgTTGTAATGTCTCATTTCCCTGCCGCATTTTCGCTGCTGCTTAACGTTGCACGTGAATTGAAATGGAAGCAAATAAATAGTAGTCGCGGCGGCAAAGCAAAGTCAAGCAACTGAAAAAATGTCTGCAACAACACTTGAAATGCAGCTAAGAGTATTTATTTACGAGCACAATGCTACTATATTTCAATTCAACTCACTATCGTTTGCCGCGGTGGCTGCCACTGCGGCGCTGCGCCTCTCCTTCACTCGGGTGTTATTTTCGGTAATGTGTAACTTTCCGCTCAACTACTCGCTTTTGCTGCAAGCTGGTTTGCCGCCGTCACCGCCGCAGCGTTTTCAGCGCAGATTTGCGACATGCCAGCGGGTTTTACACGCTTTTCAAATACTGTTTACTGTTTTTGAATACTTCCTCCTCCGCTTTGCAGCCATTGTTTTGCGCCGTTGCGCGCTCTGCTGGCGTTCATCAGTCTTGCCTTTCGCTGCATTTACATTTGGCAATGCATACTTTTCGGCTCCTAAGCCGTGCGCCGCGAATCGCTGGTGTTGCTCGCATATATTTTTCACTGTCAGCTGAGTTGTGAAGTACCGCAGTTTTTGTTGCGCTTGCTTACATTTATATGCCGTTATTGTTGCCCGTGTTTATTGTTGtgaaagtttttatattttgatatgcGCTCGACTTTATTCGTTTGCTCTTTTCCGAGTGACTCCTGTGCACATCTCACTTGATttgcattcatacatatttaattcatGTGCTCTTGGGTGTGTTGCGGCGTCTCTTGCTTGCCCTGGCGCATCCGTGTaatgcatactttttggcgcggCGCACAATACCATACTCGCATGCATGTAATTGTGAAGTttctcctgttgttgttgtggttgttgctgccGTATGAATGAGCATACAATTTGactattatttatgttaatgtCTCGTCTGATGCTTGCTTTGCTTTTTTCGCTTGAACTTCCCACGGTCCGCCGGTCCGACTGTCTAGTTGTCTGTTTATTGGCGAGTCGGTTGCTGCTTCGGATTGCATGCAGCACTCTTCACCAGAAGTGCTGTTTTCGGTTGCCTCGCACTGGTGAATCATCGTCTGCTTCATGAGTTGTTTGTCCCTTTGGTGGTTGCCGTGTCGGTTAGTTTGCTATGGGTTCACAACAGCGGTCGCctggtatttgttgttgtctcgTTGGCGGTTGCCAAGTTAACGCcatatacaataacaacaataaaaacaatgtcGGATGCTgccacagcaacagcaagcgCGACACACTGGCAGCCAGCAGCCAGCAGCCAACACTGGTGGCAAGTCCTGTTGCGGCTGTTTGTCCTGccactaaacacacacacacacacacacatgtcaaCATGTTGGCGGTAACGCGGGATTAATGCGTGAGTGTGTTGATTCAAATACAAGCGCTGCCGCCACTCTGTGATGCTGACACTTCATCCACCACAACGCcacattaattttatatgtatgcatgtatctttatgctttttgttttgtatttatctttGTTCTTTTTCGCAATTCTTTTTTCCTTCCTATGTTTggctttagtttttttttagacgGCAAATGGGTAATTTACAGTTTGGTAAATGTTTTTCCGCAGCTACATAAAGCATTTGGCGTAATGAGCCaaacgcaacaacagcaacaaagtaaACTCTTGTCTGGAAATACAGTGGTGTATCGATTATTGGATACGTCTACTTTGAGTTAAGCATCGGGAGCACCTGATCTTTTATAAGGGCTTTCGTGATGTCCGTACCATATGTAGACATTGTGTAgacgaaataaaatttggttgcTGAAGAACTACTCAAAAAGGAAGTAATAATTTGAGACAGCAAACCAAATTGCGAATGAGTTCAAGAGATCGGTAGCTAATCGAGTGTAAAAGAAGAATGGGTTagtttaaatcataaatttttattgatgaaTATGGACACCACTCTTGACTCATGTGTGACGCTTattcactaaaatattttttttgtgtgttttcacaGCTTTCACTAATAATTGAGCCATCGTTGTATGGATTTTAACGCAAATGTATTTGCACTTTGGACGTTGGCCCGTCCAAATAAATGTGTAATTTATGCATTAGAGAGTGCATAATGCTTTATTCAGCCATACTTAATATTCGCATTTTGCATTGGTGTTCCGTTCATTGGCGGGATTATGTGTTTGTGCCCTCAgacgtattatttattttgatattttaatattgccaTGGAAATGTTATGCAATATTTCGCATTCACTATTTATCCAAAGAATGAATAAAACTTTTCATgtacaatatacatatctacatacatgtgtgtaaagtttttgtttgaatagttttaattatttgctgGTGAACGTGTGAGATTGGATATCAAATTGAAGTTGGTTGGAGTTTTAATATTGCAGTGACTGCTTTCTTTCTAAAGACTTTTTGTGgttgtttatttgaatttcgaGCTTAAATTCAAAGTTATTAATTTCACAGCACATTTTTCTGTGGTCATTAAGTGTCTATTAAAAATGTCAAGGAAATTGAAAAGATctgaattaaaacaagtaaggaagtgctaagctCGTAACCGAACATTCGATATCAGTTTGGTAAGCTTCATAACCGGCCAATCCGAACGTCGATAAATTAAATTGTCCAATCTCTTTGTGATTTTTGTGTATATCATTAAAtcataaaaactcaaaatatgtgAATGGATTTCTATCCATGTCGGTCAAGCTGGTCCAGATTGGTAACGCCTGCTGGGAATTGTACTGCTTGGAGCACAGTATCCAGTCTGAAGGCCAGATGCCTTCTGATAAGACTGTCGGTGATTGACTGGTGATGATTCATTCAATACCTACCGGCAAACATGGTCCTCGTGCCGTATTCGTCGATTTGGAACCCACTGTAGTTGATGGAGTCAGCAGTGGTACCTACCGTCAATTGTTCCACCCTGAACAGTTCGATAAGGAAGACGCTGCCAACAACTATGGCTGTGGTCACTACACCATTGGTAAGGAATGCGTCGTTTTCGTTTTGAATCGCATCCGCAAATTGGCCGATCAATGTATTGGTCTGCAAGGTTTCTTTATCTTCCATTCCGTCGGTGGTGGTACCAGTTTCGGTTTCACTTCCGGACTAACTTAACGACGAATAACGACAGGTATTTTCTTAGGGACGTCGAAGGACTTCAACTTAGTCAAATTCCAAATGAAGGAATATAGGAAGTAGCAAATATGAATCCTTGGTTAAACCATAGTCTCTCTAATGAAAGCGTAATCGGGACGATTACTGTAAGGATGATGGCAACATTATAAAtctgtaaattatatatacatttaattataaataaaagaagGTGGCAGCGCTATCTGCATATTGTTTagaatctcgcaatttatttatctaatTTTATTACGATAACACACAACGTGACCCTTATAAAATCCACAATAGCATTATACTTTGTAGTATTATACATGGTGATTGGGGAATTCGTGGACCATGTTCcgtatctggggtcttgaaaatgtATCGTCCGATTTGAACAAATTGGAAATGAGCGATGCCACACATTCAATGTAGTATTAGTGCATACTTTGTCCTTTCTTTAgctcttgatttatatattatagagtAAAAGAAAAAGCTGGAATCTTAAATCCCCACCCTGTATTATATTTTCGGAATACTACTTAAATTTTTGGGTTACATATACTTGAAAGAGGATTATTTCCAATTTAAGTAGACtatgcatataattttaatcaTAATCAGAAGAGCTCAGCTGTATTTGTGCTTGAGGATATGTGGCTGTCGCCACCCTCCACTTTTGTTGCTATCATTaagctatacatatgtatttgtatgtatgtgtgtggaggATGCGTAACTGATGCATATCTTTATCTTTGCATGCCCTCAGTTCGTTAACGGTCACCATGGCTCCGCAACACATTATCCACCCCGGATATGTGAACCTTTCCTGCAACTCATTGGCAGTGCGTCTGCCCACACCATTTCCCCATCGCGATTGTCGTAATTTAACACGCtacaaaaaattatagattGCACTTTCAATTCACTTTCTTCCGCGCAACCCTCATGCATAGAagaatttgcaattttaatgcTTTAATTTCAACTTCAGGCGACTTGCAAAAAGCGCTTCAAATGCTTCATATTCGCTTCACTATCTATGGAACTTCTAATGTCTAAGACACACACGCTGTTAGGGCTGGTGAGTGTCTGCAATTGTAGTCCCATTTCCATTTCTTTTCCTCTTCTCCATTGAAGCTGCAATAAATCTAAATTTGTCTTGCTGTGTCAGCGATAATGGTTGCTTgcatttttcttgttgttgttgttgttgttgttgttgttgttgttactctaTACTCTTTAATGGTAGTACTCAGTGATTTAGCAGTGTGATCGATTGTGAGAGTGGCTGTTGGTTAGCTGTGTGCTTGGCTAGTGCGTTCGCTCCCATTTGTGTGGGTTCTTTCGATTACCCGATGGTTGCCTTCTCGGTAGTGATTAACGGGGGCGTTTTCAGGTTTTTGCATAAGTATGTTAGTGTTAGTGGTTGTACTTTAAGCAGTAGCAGCAAGTCAATAAAGTGCACTTTATCGAAATGTTGGTGGATGTATGTGAGCTTccttgtacatatatgtttgagATGTTAGAAATCTAATGAACCTTAAGTTTAAATTTGCTTTAAGGATATATTACGACTAATCAATGATTTTACATTATGCTGTTACATTTTGTCCGAACGGACATCCCTAACGTAGGTGTAGAATGTGTTAAAATGTCATTGCTTTCGGCGTTAATCACCAAAATGCATATAATTTCGGTTGAATTAGTTAAGTGCTTTGTAATCTGTAAATTTTTGCTTTATGCCTCATTTCGTGTCATTACTAATTTATGCgtaatttaatggaaaatttaatttaaatacattgatGTTTGTGTGTGAAATTCCATTGAAGCCACAGACACTGTTGTATATATGCCACATGCATTGCATGTTTGCACGAAActatttgattttgaaattaacaaaatcacttttttttgtGCCGCACATAGACATTAACACtggtgttaataaatatttacataattgctATGCACTTTGCCAATTACTAATTTAATGAATACGTTAtgtgtaatattaattataatatatttgtgcAACAATTTGTCTGCGCGTATAGTCTTTGTTTATTCAAGAGGAATTCCTCAATTAGATTTCATTAATTGAGTGATTGATTAGATTTTATTGTAATACAATTAATAGTttggttt
This portion of the Zeugodacus cucurbitae isolate PBARC_wt_2022May chromosome 3, idZeuCucr1.2, whole genome shotgun sequence genome encodes:
- the LOC105211509 gene encoding uncharacterized protein LOC105211509; this translates as MTTKEEQVIRVLISGAAGQVAYSLAGFIASGMAFGLKQPMILHLFDLPVETGKMEGLRMELIDSALPLLRDVIATSDPVVAFQDVSAAFLMGGKRRQPGMKRFELISNNSRILKDQGLCLDAFARKDCKVVVLVEPCNTMCYICAEHAPSIPRENFTTNARLDYNRAVGYIGYNLKIPATSIKNMIIWGNHSDSMHPDCSITSVIINNKSYRLSEYLGDEMASFRAQLSEAVIRRGADIIAARGVSSGWSAAKALCDQMRDWLTGTPQGVMVPMTVASDGSYGTPKEIFFTFPVEIQRGKWNIVKGIKIDEISRSKLDFSGKELLQEKMAVVAEIGDGYP